The region GCCCTCTCGGAGCAGGTGGCACTGGTTCCTCTGTATAAGATACTTCAGGCCGCACACCTGTATAATACGTATTGGGCGGTTATCCTGCCGTATGTGGCATTCAGGATACCATTTACTGTATTTCTGATGCGTGCTTATTTTATGTGTATACCAAAGGAACTGGAGGAAGCGGCAGTCATTGACGGCTACAACAGCTTTCAGATATTCAGAAAAATTATAGTCCCTATCAGCAAGCCGATTTTTGCATCCTGCGCCATTGTGAACCTGAATTTCGTGTGGAACGAGTTTCTGTTTGCCAATGTGTTCCTGGAGAGTAAGAGTATTATGACCATTCCTATCGGTTTGATGACGTTTAAAGGCGATATGAGATCAGATTATGTGGTAATGCTTGCAGGCATCACCATTGCATCCCTTCCAATGATCATACTGTATCTATGTATGCAGAAACAGTTTGTGCGAGGTCTTACCTCTGGTGCGGTTAAGGGCTAGATAATGGCCCTTTGACTATCTCATTGGTTCCGTTTTGGAAATGACAGTCATATAGACATAGTCCTACCTCCATAAGAAGGGCCTCCGGCAAAGCATCAGCTGACGGAAGCCCTTTTAGGTGCGCCCGGCGGGCGCACGTTCTAACGGGTGAAAGTCCCTGACCCGCCCGGCAGTGGGAAGGGTGCAGCCAATGGCAAGGGCGTCATCGTGAGGTGGGGTCTGAAGGAAGCCGGAGGCAAACCACTGGCCTGTAAAAGTTGTCCGGATAGGCTGTGAAGCGTGGATGAGGTTGCCTAACAAACTAAAGTCCAATAACTGCACGGAACGCCAGCAGTAAACGGGGCAGGTATAAGTGGGAAAGAACGTGTGAGTACCCGGGGAGGTCTCACGGACGTGAAAGTGGCGATAAAACATTCGCAGTCACGGAGTAAAGCCTGCCGTGAGAAGTCAGCAGAGGTCATAGTACCGGGCGGTCGCAAACGCACCGGGAAGGACTGAACAGTAGGAGGTGTCGTTACCAAATGGAAACCGGACATGGAATTAAGTACAGACAACTTCATATTGAGGACTACCTGCGAGAGATACCTGCGGAACAGGGAAGGGAAACAGGAGAGTACGCCCATGAAAGGATTACCGGGAACCCCGACACCAACACGGACTTTCGGACGGACAACCTGCTAGATACGATTCTTAGAAGCGACAATCTAAATGCCGCCTATAAGAAGGTCAAAACGAACAAAGGCGTTGGTGGGATTGACGGAATGCAGGTGGATGAACTTCTACCCTGCCTGAGAGAACACCAGTCCGAATTGGTCGAGCAGGTGAGGGAAGGCAAATACAAGCCAAACCCAGTCCGAAGGGTAGAAATACCCAAAGAGGAGAAAGGAAAAACAAGGAAACTGGGGATACCCACAGTGGTAGACAGGGTAATCCAACAGGCAATCGCACAGGAACTGACGCCCTTATATGAAGAACAGTTCTCTGACAACAGCATCGGATTCCGTCCCGGCAGAGGGGCGCATGACGCACTGGAAAGATGTAGGAAATATATCAACGAAGGATATGTCTACGTGGTCAGCATGGATTTACAATCCTACTTTGACACGGTGAACCACAGCAAGCTGATAGAGGTGCTGTCGAGGACGGTGAAGGACGGGAGGGTAATCTCGCTGATACACAAGTACCTGAAAGCCGGAGTAATGGAGGACGGAGGATTTCACGCAACGACCGAGGGCGTGCCGCAGGGAGGCCCGCTAAGTCCCTTATGTGGAAATGTCATGCTGAATGAGTTGGACAAGGAACTGGAGCGCAGGGGACACAAGTATGTGAGGTATGCGGATGACTGCCTGATTCTGTGCAAAAGCAGGAAAAGCGCAGAGAGGACGATGGAAAACATTGTGCCATTCATCACAGGAAAAGTGTTTCTGAAAGTCAATCTTCAGAAAACGACAGTGAGCCACGTCAGCAAGATAAAATACCTGGGCTACGGCTTTTACCGGCATAAAGGGAAATGCCGCATGAGGATACACCCGAAGTCGGTGGCAAAAATGAAGAACCGGATACGGGAGCTGACAACCAGAGGGAACAAATGGAGCAATCAGGAGAGGGAAGAAAAACGCCGAAGCTATGCAAGGGGATGGATTAACTATTATCGATATGCAGACATGAAAAGCCTGATGGAACAGACGGATGAGTGGCTGCGCCACAGAATCCGAGCGGTGTACTGGAAACAATGGAAGAAGGTACGCACAAGATATAAAATGTTGCGGGCGTTACATTTACCAGAGTGGAAGGTGCATGAGATGGCGAACTGCCGAAAGGGAGTGTGGAGAGCGGCGGGAATGCTCAACTCGGCACTCACCAAAAGAATCATAGTGGACAGACTTGGTTATCCCGATATGACTGCCCACTATCTGAAAGTCCGAGTAAACTATTGAACCGCGTAGTACCGAACGGTACGCTACGTGGTGTGGAAGGGGAGGTTAAAATCTCCCCTATCCGATGTGAAAGATAATTAGTATTCCAGTTTCCACATGTATCTTCTCTGGGTCAAAGGATGATTCCTGAGGATTGCCAGCTGCTCTGCATATATCCGCAGTACGGCGGTAATCAGCATCGGGTTGAAGTAATCCTTGACCGTGGATGGTATTACGGACCCTAATCCAAAATCCTTCGCGTCAATCAGGGTGGTTTTGGCCTGGAAGCGGTTCAGGAAGTCCAGGGCTCTGGAATCCAATGCTCTGGTACTGCCGTCGTTCATCAGCAGAAGGAAGGGCGCATCCTTATCTACGATTTCAAAAGGACCATGGAAAAATTCACCGTCATGGAAGGAGCCTGAATTGATCCACTGCATTTCCATTAGGAGGCAGATGGAGAAGGCATAGGCCACCATATGGGTAGCTCCGGAGCTCATAACGTAAATAACAGGAGCATCCTTGTAGTTTTCTGCAAACTTCTTTGCGGAAGGAACTGCGAAGGAAACTGCGTCTTCTATTAAGTCAAAGATCTTGCCGAATCCGGTTATCATATCTTCATAATGCTCGTACCCTTCATACTGGTTGAGAATTTCTGCTGCCAGCTGCAGACAGAAGGTCATTTTTTCCAGTTTGGCCGCATAATTCTTCTCAAATCCGTGCAGTACCACATAGTGTGCGCTGTTAGCCAGTGGTGAACCGGGGGTATGTGTGATGGCAATTACCTTAGCGCCCGTATTCATGGCTTTTTTGGAGGCTTCCACTGTCTCGGGGGTATTGCCTCCAAGGGAGCAGGTAATGACAATGCTTTCTTTGCCCACGCAGGCAGGAGTGGCATGTACAAATTCATTGGCTGTGTAAAGACTGGTCCTCAGCTTTTTTGCATTGCCCTCTAAGAAGTACTTGGCCGGATAAAGCTCTGCCTGAGATGCGCCGCATCCTACAAAGATGACTGAGGTGATTTCCGGGCGCTCTGCTTTGATTTCCTCGATAATTTTTTTTAGTTCCATAAAAATAGGGCCTCCTTTGAGAGATATGTAGTTTTTATTTGTGTGATAAATACATTATATAACGTTATATAAAAATAGTCAATAAGAATATAATATAATGTTCTATTACATTATAAAGACTTTGCAGCGATTGGATGTAATAGCAGGGAGCAGGAGAATAAAAATATCCCCAGGAGATACCGGTATATTTCATCCGTATCTTCTGGGGAGAATTCTTCTTTATTTTACAAAGTATTCAGGATATGCCTTTACCAGCTCCGACTTCTCCACCCTGTGGCGGGTCAAATGCCGGGTCATTAACATCTCTGCCAGCTCTGCGTCGCGGCGCTCAATGGCATAGAGAATATTTTCGTGGTCCTCCACGGTCTTATCAGGCTTAACGGTTTTTAGCGAAAGAGCCC is a window of Enterocloster clostridioformis DNA encoding:
- the ltrA gene encoding group II intron reverse transcriptase/maturase, which codes for METGHGIKYRQLHIEDYLREIPAEQGRETGEYAHERITGNPDTNTDFRTDNLLDTILRSDNLNAAYKKVKTNKGVGGIDGMQVDELLPCLREHQSELVEQVREGKYKPNPVRRVEIPKEEKGKTRKLGIPTVVDRVIQQAIAQELTPLYEEQFSDNSIGFRPGRGAHDALERCRKYINEGYVYVVSMDLQSYFDTVNHSKLIEVLSRTVKDGRVISLIHKYLKAGVMEDGGFHATTEGVPQGGPLSPLCGNVMLNELDKELERRGHKYVRYADDCLILCKSRKSAERTMENIVPFITGKVFLKVNLQKTTVSHVSKIKYLGYGFYRHKGKCRMRIHPKSVAKMKNRIRELTTRGNKWSNQEREEKRRSYARGWINYYRYADMKSLMEQTDEWLRHRIRAVYWKQWKKVRTRYKMLRALHLPEWKVHEMANCRKGVWRAAGMLNSALTKRIIVDRLGYPDMTAHYLKVRVNY
- a CDS encoding carbohydrate ABC transporter permease → MKKRTAVTVLLNIFFILLVLVIILPAAWLIMNSLKTNVELFTDSLALPAKVQFANYISAWNKGLYKYFGNSVIVSSISLISILFLSSLLAYGITRFNSRFGNLIFLITLGGMALSEQVALVPLYKILQAAHLYNTYWAVILPYVAFRIPFTVFLMRAYFMCIPKELEEAAVIDGYNSFQIFRKIIVPISKPIFASCAIVNLNFVWNEFLFANVFLESKSIMTIPIGLMTFKGDMRSDYVVMLAGITIASLPMIILYLCMQKQFVRGLTSGAVKG
- a CDS encoding SIS domain-containing protein; the encoded protein is MELKKIIEEIKAERPEITSVIFVGCGASQAELYPAKYFLEGNAKKLRTSLYTANEFVHATPACVGKESIVITCSLGGNTPETVEASKKAMNTGAKVIAITHTPGSPLANSAHYVVLHGFEKNYAAKLEKMTFCLQLAAEILNQYEGYEHYEDMITGFGKIFDLIEDAVSFAVPSAKKFAENYKDAPVIYVMSSGATHMVAYAFSICLLMEMQWINSGSFHDGEFFHGPFEIVDKDAPFLLLMNDGSTRALDSRALDFLNRFQAKTTLIDAKDFGLGSVIPSTVKDYFNPMLITAVLRIYAEQLAILRNHPLTQRRYMWKLEY